A single Corynebacterium stationis DNA region contains:
- a CDS encoding ArsR/SmtB family transcription factor — protein sequence MSSIPEPQRNTRNATQPASAEERLAALEDRVEALENAAAESSAAQGFWVVDALHAQRDQIPEGSVIFGGDIDAAGGSYSYQWQRPISTLTEPSMWSESFERLSALAHPVRGEILRRLLQAPAQVAELVGEEIVTSTSTAYHHLSALSHAGWIKKSGSGTYEIAPARVIPLLTIISAGEDH from the coding sequence ATGTCTTCGATCCCAGAACCGCAACGCAACACGAGGAACGCCACGCAGCCCGCCAGCGCCGAAGAGCGCTTGGCGGCGCTGGAAGATCGTGTTGAGGCGCTTGAGAACGCCGCTGCAGAATCTTCTGCGGCACAAGGGTTTTGGGTTGTGGATGCTCTTCATGCTCAACGTGACCAGATTCCTGAGGGCTCAGTTATTTTCGGCGGCGATATCGACGCAGCCGGTGGCAGCTATAGCTACCAGTGGCAACGTCCCATCTCAACGCTTACTGAACCTTCAATGTGGAGTGAAAGCTTTGAACGCCTTTCCGCACTGGCACATCCGGTACGCGGGGAGATTTTGCGCCGATTACTGCAAGCTCCGGCTCAGGTCGCAGAGCTTGTCGGTGAAGAGATAGTCACATCCACGTCGACGGCATATCACCATCTATCTGCGCTTTCTCATGCTGGTTGGATTAAAAAATCCGGCAGCGGGACTTATGAGATTGCGCCAGCGCGGGTAATTCCGCTGCTGACCATCATTTCAGCTGGTGAGGACCACTAG
- a CDS encoding 3'-5' exonuclease has translation MNFDASKMLSFDLETTSVNTREAKIVTSAVIRIAGRDVVKKETLADPGVEIPEAAAKIHGITTEKARAEGRPHDEVLHETVNAIKTAWDEGFTLIVYNAPYDLSVLRNLTGDFTVTGPVFDPYLIDRVKDRYRKGKRTLGDLCREYKVTLDNAHEATADALAAARIAWKQVNQRWPELKDMDSDELMEFQAVNFYDLAVDQKKYFEGIGRDVSDFNMSWPLQG, from the coding sequence ATGAACTTCGACGCCTCCAAGATGCTTTCCTTCGACCTTGAAACCACCTCCGTCAATACTCGCGAAGCCAAAATCGTTACCTCTGCGGTCATTCGCATCGCCGGCCGTGATGTAGTGAAGAAAGAAACCCTCGCCGACCCGGGCGTAGAAATCCCCGAAGCAGCAGCCAAGATTCACGGCATCACCACGGAAAAGGCTCGTGCAGAAGGCCGCCCGCACGATGAAGTCCTGCATGAGACCGTCAATGCCATTAAAACTGCGTGGGACGAAGGCTTTACCCTCATTGTCTACAACGCGCCTTATGACCTATCCGTGCTGCGCAACCTCACTGGCGACTTCACAGTCACAGGCCCGGTCTTTGACCCTTATCTCATCGACCGTGTTAAAGACCGCTACCGCAAGGGCAAGCGCACCTTGGGCGACTTGTGCCGCGAGTACAAGGTCACTTTAGATAATGCCCACGAAGCAACCGCCGATGCTTTGGCTGCCGCGCGCATTGCGTGGAAACAAGTCAACCAACGTTGGCCTGAGCTTAAAGACATGGACTCTGATGAGCTCATGGAGTTTCAAGCGGTTAATTTCTACGACCTAGCTGTTGATCAGAAGAAATACTTCGAAGGTATCGGGCGCGATGTCTCCGACTTCAACATGTCCTGGCCGCTGCAGGGCTAA
- a CDS encoding methionine synthase, translating into MTAFGLGPVPGTDIAVAADIIAGETGDNLHLPQLPTRGLGSDAIGRTAGLLEAVSVDRGPRSWRLTDRPQLASRAMWDRMDRDLDILQELWGDDLDNLKVQVIGPWTLAASLELSNGHRAITDSGALRDLTAALHAGLDEHIRDLKNRFHCDIAVQIDEPLYGDVLAGLKGTTDFDPVRPVPSEVAADAIEQFDADLLNFTGQHPNWEAARVAKTAVIDVNLLTTDQDGIGEHIEEGHRLALAINPFFDDGSLKDSRQVSISIAKAWDRIGHSRIRLTTNLDIVPATAGESLKDMAEAYRFVAEIAGILERDAGDL; encoded by the coding sequence ATGACGGCGTTTGGATTAGGCCCGGTGCCTGGCACCGATATTGCTGTTGCTGCGGATATTATCGCCGGGGAGACCGGCGATAATTTGCACCTGCCGCAACTTCCCACCCGTGGTTTGGGATCCGATGCTATCGGGCGCACCGCGGGGCTTTTGGAAGCGGTGTCTGTCGATCGGGGCCCGCGCAGCTGGCGCTTGACCGACCGTCCACAGTTGGCATCACGTGCCATGTGGGATCGAATGGACCGTGACCTCGATATCTTGCAGGAGCTGTGGGGCGATGACCTCGACAATCTCAAGGTGCAAGTTATTGGCCCGTGGACCCTTGCTGCCTCACTGGAGCTTTCCAATGGTCACCGTGCGATAACTGATTCTGGTGCCCTGCGTGATCTCACCGCTGCTTTGCATGCCGGTTTGGATGAGCATATCCGGGATCTGAAAAACCGTTTCCACTGCGATATTGCCGTGCAGATTGATGAACCTCTCTACGGTGATGTCCTAGCAGGTCTCAAAGGCACCACGGATTTCGATCCCGTGCGCCCCGTTCCATCTGAAGTAGCAGCTGATGCCATAGAACAATTTGATGCGGACTTGCTGAACTTCACCGGGCAACACCCCAACTGGGAAGCAGCCCGCGTGGCAAAGACTGCCGTAATTGACGTCAACCTGTTAACGACTGACCAAGACGGCATCGGCGAGCACATTGAAGAAGGCCACCGCCTCGCTTTGGCGATCAATCCTTTCTTTGACGACGGCAGCCTGAAAGATTCACGCCAAGTCTCCATCAGCATTGCCAAAGCCTGGGACCGTATCGGTCACTCGCGTATCCGCCTGACCACTAATCTTGATATTGTCCCCGCCACCGCAGGTGAAAGCCTTAAAGACATGGCGGAGGCTTACCGCTTTGTAGCGGAGATCGCCGGCATCCTCGAACGTGACGCCGGCGATCTTTAA
- a CDS encoding spermidine synthase produces MGKKRGKRGHSSSSSSVGAQTSPIGTYEISTGTAEIEADPFRDGAYVLHVNGVPSSHIVPGEPRELEFEYMRWIAAAVEAFAPGHRLTHLGGGACSLARYFADIWDDSKNTVVEFDAKLGELVREKFDIPRAPKVKIRAGEAREETEKFLPASRDVIIRDVFAGAVTPTPLTTVEFFQTAHRSLVPGGLYVANCGDHSDLRGAKAEVAGLKEVFGHVAVIADPPMLKGRRYGNIILIASDTELPSQHQEMTSLLLGGAVPAHYKGPAWIEKFATGASGRHDEDD; encoded by the coding sequence ATGGGTAAAAAGCGTGGCAAACGAGGTCACAGTTCTTCTTCATCCAGCGTTGGAGCACAGACCTCACCAATTGGTACTTATGAGATTTCTACGGGTACTGCGGAGATTGAAGCAGACCCGTTTCGCGATGGTGCATATGTCTTGCACGTCAATGGTGTCCCCAGTTCCCATATTGTTCCGGGTGAGCCGCGGGAACTCGAATTTGAGTATATGCGCTGGATTGCTGCTGCCGTCGAAGCTTTCGCACCAGGTCATCGTCTAACTCATTTAGGCGGCGGTGCCTGTTCGCTCGCGCGCTACTTTGCGGATATCTGGGATGACTCGAAGAACACCGTCGTGGAATTTGATGCCAAGCTCGGTGAGCTCGTCCGCGAGAAATTCGATATCCCGCGCGCACCGAAGGTGAAGATTCGTGCGGGTGAAGCTCGTGAGGAAACCGAGAAGTTTCTGCCGGCCTCCCGCGATGTCATCATCCGTGATGTATTCGCCGGCGCTGTCACGCCTACTCCCCTGACCACCGTGGAGTTTTTCCAAACGGCGCACCGCTCACTGGTGCCAGGTGGACTCTATGTCGCCAACTGCGGCGATCATTCTGATTTGCGCGGTGCCAAAGCAGAAGTCGCTGGACTCAAAGAAGTCTTTGGTCACGTCGCGGTTATCGCAGATCCGCCCATGCTCAAAGGCCGGCGCTACGGCAACATCATTCTGATCGCTTCAGATACTGAATTGCCTTCGCAGCACCAAGAGATGACCTCTCTCCTACTTGGCGGCGCGGTGCCTGCACACTACAAGGGACCAGCCTGGATTGAAAAGTTCGCAACTGGTGCATCTGGTCGCCATGACGAGGATGACTAG
- a CDS encoding glycoside hydrolase family 25 protein, with translation MRKLRLLTAVTATAAVAGSLLVLPATAIPGLPANLPIELPEGVVPGSVNPTASTVPGIASGVDVSRWQHPDGQAIAWDQVRTDGQSFAVIKASEGSTWTNEHLAEDTSQAAASGMKVGTYHYARPAGDPRAQAQHYAAQYNQVGNHSLPPVLDLEVAEGKSPEQLSAWTREFLNELQSLTGRTPMVYTYRYFWIEQMNNSQEFANYPLWLAAYQSTAPQPVGGWDKLDMWQRSDAGRVNGIAGNVDLNLFNGDENQLNMFSAGQLEASGGKLEGLTVDEGIDLGGDAAAIIGVILALAAGVIAAPALVDAAENANLDGLPDVVNDLIAQNNLPVEQLKEMANGHYTLGDLVLLLDNAQHVAEENGVAPAGAAESPEYEAAVGALTEIAQQ, from the coding sequence ATGCGTAAACTCCGCTTGCTTACTGCCGTGACCGCCACCGCTGCCGTTGCTGGATCCTTATTGGTCCTTCCTGCCACGGCGATTCCTGGTCTACCAGCGAATCTTCCGATCGAATTGCCGGAAGGCGTTGTGCCGGGTTCTGTAAACCCCACGGCATCGACCGTGCCAGGTATCGCCTCCGGTGTGGATGTCTCCCGCTGGCAGCACCCTGATGGCCAAGCGATTGCGTGGGATCAGGTCCGCACCGACGGCCAATCCTTTGCTGTCATCAAGGCCTCGGAAGGATCCACGTGGACTAATGAACACTTGGCAGAAGATACCTCACAGGCTGCGGCAAGCGGCATGAAAGTCGGTACCTACCACTACGCGCGCCCCGCGGGTGACCCACGTGCACAGGCTCAGCACTATGCCGCGCAATATAACCAGGTGGGTAATCACTCTTTGCCACCTGTGCTGGACTTAGAAGTTGCTGAAGGCAAAAGCCCGGAGCAGCTTAGCGCCTGGACGCGTGAGTTCTTAAACGAGCTGCAGTCACTAACCGGCCGCACGCCAATGGTCTATACCTACCGCTATTTCTGGATTGAGCAGATGAATAACTCCCAGGAATTTGCGAACTACCCGCTGTGGCTGGCGGCTTATCAGTCCACCGCACCGCAGCCGGTTGGCGGTTGGGACAAACTGGATATGTGGCAGCGCTCTGATGCCGGCCGCGTCAATGGCATTGCTGGAAACGTGGACTTGAACCTCTTTAACGGCGATGAAAATCAGTTGAATATGTTCTCCGCGGGTCAGCTGGAAGCCTCCGGAGGCAAGCTGGAAGGCTTGACCGTTGACGAAGGTATTGATTTAGGTGGCGACGCCGCAGCAATCATCGGTGTTATCTTAGCTCTGGCAGCAGGGGTCATCGCAGCGCCAGCGCTTGTCGATGCCGCCGAGAACGCCAACCTTGACGGCCTTCCCGATGTCGTCAATGACCTGATTGCGCAGAACAATTTGCCAGTCGAACAACTTAAAGAGATGGCCAATGGCCACTACACCCTAGGCGACTTGGTGCTGCTGCTGGATAACGCCCAGCACGTTGCTGAAGAGAACGGCGTGGCGCCAGCAGGCGCTGCCGAATCCCCAGAGTATGAAGCCGCCGTCGGTGCGCTCACAGAGATCGCCCAGCAATAA
- the ligA gene encoding NAD-dependent DNA ligase LigA codes for MTATDSFDQLTPEEAQKRWAELAQEVRRHRELYYNEQPSIPDADFDALFQELVALESAHPQLVVPESPTQEVGSAPAADSAFADIEHLERMMSLDNVFNASELQDWLDRTPAKAYLAELKIDGASIDLVYRDGKLTTAATRGDGRVGEDITANAKVIESIPHELQGTDEYPVPALVEIRGEIYMRPEDFDTLNEERTADGKQAFANPRNSAAGGLRMKNPEEVKKRRLRLVAHGIGARDGFTPQSQHDAYAAIAAWGLPVSPYTERVTTSKEVQDKVKYWADHRHDAEFEMDGVVIKVDDLATQRSFGATSRAPRWAIAYKYPPEEVTTKLLNIEVGVGRTGRVTPYAVMNPVFVSGSTVSMATLHNQSEVKRKGVLIGDTVIIRKAGEIIPEVLGPVLEKRDGSEVEWTFPEDCPSCGTKLAPQKEGDADWRCPNTRTCPAQLSARLEYLAGRGAFDIEALGEKGAIDLIERGVLEDESELFDLTEELLKKSDVYTTKAGNVNASGKKLLSNLETARHTDLWRVLVALSIRHVGPTAARAIASRYGSLDAARDADVEDIAQTDGVGHIIAESFKEWFEVDWHRTIVEKWSAAGVTMAIDESDKPEQTLEGLTIVVTGTLENFSRDSAKEAIISRGGKASGSVSKKTDFVVAGENAGSKETKARDLGVTILNEAGFETLLATGAVPEEG; via the coding sequence GTGACTGCTACTGATTCATTTGACCAGCTAACCCCGGAAGAAGCACAGAAGCGTTGGGCCGAGCTTGCCCAAGAAGTGCGACGCCACCGTGAGCTTTACTACAACGAGCAGCCATCGATCCCCGATGCTGATTTTGATGCCCTATTTCAAGAGCTTGTGGCGCTGGAATCCGCGCATCCGCAATTGGTGGTTCCAGAATCGCCCACCCAAGAGGTAGGTTCAGCACCGGCGGCTGATTCAGCATTCGCAGATATTGAGCACCTTGAGCGAATGATGAGCTTGGACAACGTTTTCAATGCTTCCGAGCTACAAGACTGGCTAGACCGTACTCCGGCCAAGGCTTATTTAGCAGAGCTGAAAATCGACGGTGCATCAATCGACTTGGTCTACCGGGACGGCAAGCTTACTACCGCGGCAACGCGTGGCGATGGCCGCGTCGGCGAAGATATCACCGCAAATGCGAAGGTAATTGAATCCATTCCACACGAGCTTCAGGGAACGGATGAATACCCGGTGCCTGCCTTGGTGGAAATCCGCGGAGAGATTTACATGCGCCCAGAAGACTTCGACACCCTCAACGAGGAACGCACTGCTGACGGTAAGCAGGCTTTTGCCAATCCTCGAAACTCAGCAGCCGGTGGTTTGCGTATGAAAAACCCTGAAGAGGTGAAAAAGCGTCGCTTGCGCTTAGTCGCACACGGCATTGGTGCCCGCGATGGGTTTACTCCGCAAAGCCAGCACGATGCCTATGCCGCGATCGCTGCTTGGGGCTTGCCGGTTTCGCCTTACACCGAGCGCGTGACAACGTCCAAGGAAGTCCAAGACAAGGTCAAGTATTGGGCGGACCACCGCCATGACGCTGAATTTGAGATGGATGGCGTGGTCATCAAGGTCGATGACCTGGCAACCCAGCGCAGCTTTGGCGCGACTTCTCGTGCGCCTCGATGGGCAATTGCTTATAAGTATCCACCAGAGGAAGTGACCACCAAGCTGTTGAATATTGAAGTCGGCGTGGGACGTACTGGACGCGTTACTCCTTATGCGGTGATGAACCCTGTTTTCGTATCAGGCTCCACGGTTTCGATGGCAACTTTGCACAACCAATCTGAGGTCAAGCGCAAGGGCGTGTTGATTGGCGATACCGTCATCATCCGTAAAGCCGGCGAAATCATTCCAGAGGTGCTGGGCCCAGTACTGGAAAAGCGTGACGGCAGTGAGGTCGAGTGGACTTTCCCTGAAGACTGTCCATCTTGTGGCACAAAACTTGCGCCGCAAAAAGAAGGCGATGCCGACTGGCGATGCCCCAACACCCGTACCTGCCCAGCGCAGCTATCGGCGCGTCTGGAATACCTTGCCGGGCGAGGTGCCTTCGACATTGAGGCACTAGGGGAGAAGGGCGCTATCGATCTCATTGAACGTGGTGTTCTAGAAGATGAGTCAGAACTCTTTGACCTGACGGAAGAGCTATTAAAGAAGTCTGATGTCTACACCACCAAGGCTGGCAATGTGAATGCTTCGGGCAAGAAACTTCTCAGCAACCTAGAAACTGCGCGCCACACAGATTTGTGGCGCGTGCTGGTGGCGTTGTCTATCCGCCATGTCGGCCCAACAGCTGCGCGTGCGATCGCTTCACGCTACGGCTCTTTAGACGCCGCGCGCGACGCTGATGTAGAAGATATCGCGCAAACAGATGGCGTGGGACACATTATTGCCGAAAGCTTCAAAGAGTGGTTTGAGGTGGATTGGCACCGCACCATCGTTGAGAAGTGGTCTGCCGCTGGGGTCACCATGGCTATCGATGAATCCGATAAGCCAGAACAGACTTTGGAAGGATTGACCATCGTGGTCACGGGCACCTTGGAAAACTTCTCCCGCGATAGCGCCAAAGAAGCAATTATTTCGCGCGGTGGCAAAGCATCCGGCTCAGTATCGAAGAAGACTGACTTCGTGGTGGCAGGAGAAAACGCTGGCTCGAAGGAAACTAAAGCCCGCGACCTAGGCGTGACCATTCTTAATGAAGCAGGCTTTGAAACTCTGCTGGCTACCGGCGCTGTCCCGGAAGAAGGCTAG
- a CDS encoding DHA2 family efflux MFS transporter permease subunit translates to MQKSPEISPQQSWRALAALCTGLFITMMDQTLVAVALPRIREDLGASINQAVWVSAVYLLTFAVPLLIAGRLGDRFGQRNVYLAGISLFTLGAVACAFAPTIEMLIALRAVQGLGASLANPQPLSVINKIFPRERRGSAMGVWSAVAGSAGLFGPVVGGVLVGFVGWRWTFFLYLPLGLVCLTLVALWVPKLPTMSGRIDFLSALVSLIAVLAVVFSVQQGPDLGWPLWLWALLVLGLVAAVVFVRLQKTASRRGAEALVPLDLFQHRNFSLGLFAVAMLGFTVYAVNLPIMLYLQESAGLTSQSAGLLLVPMAVISMFIAPVIGRITDRVSPGGVSILGFSSLISSMVLFGIFMFLEVPAAWMLVPIILLGAANGLCWSPNSTISMRDLPPHLVGAASGVYNTARQVGAVLGAASLGAVMQIAGQHFSLHSTMGAAMLFPVLFLVCGLIAVANFQAHPRVVSTSKP, encoded by the coding sequence ATGCAGAAGTCCCCAGAAATTTCTCCGCAACAATCCTGGCGCGCTTTAGCCGCGCTGTGCACCGGGTTATTTATCACCATGATGGACCAGACCCTGGTGGCCGTTGCACTCCCCCGCATCCGCGAAGACTTGGGAGCCAGCATTAACCAAGCAGTGTGGGTATCTGCGGTCTATCTCCTGACTTTCGCAGTGCCACTGCTTATCGCCGGTCGCCTGGGCGACCGCTTCGGTCAACGCAATGTGTACCTCGCAGGCATTAGCCTGTTTACTTTAGGCGCAGTTGCCTGTGCTTTTGCTCCAACGATTGAAATGCTTATCGCTTTGCGTGCTGTACAAGGCCTCGGCGCATCCCTGGCCAACCCGCAACCGCTGAGCGTAATCAACAAAATCTTCCCACGTGAGCGCCGCGGTTCTGCCATGGGCGTGTGGAGCGCTGTCGCCGGTTCTGCTGGACTTTTCGGTCCCGTCGTCGGTGGCGTGTTGGTAGGTTTCGTCGGCTGGCGCTGGACATTCTTCCTCTACTTGCCACTAGGACTGGTGTGCCTGACGTTGGTTGCACTGTGGGTGCCGAAGCTGCCAACGATGAGCGGCCGCATCGATTTCCTAAGCGCTCTGGTTTCTCTAATCGCCGTGCTCGCTGTGGTTTTCTCCGTACAGCAGGGTCCCGATTTGGGCTGGCCGCTGTGGCTGTGGGCACTGCTGGTCTTAGGGCTCGTGGCCGCGGTGGTGTTTGTCCGTTTACAAAAGACCGCTTCCCGGCGCGGCGCCGAGGCGCTTGTCCCCCTGGATTTGTTCCAGCACCGCAATTTCTCTTTAGGCCTTTTCGCTGTCGCGATGCTCGGGTTTACGGTTTATGCCGTGAACTTGCCCATCATGTTGTACCTGCAAGAAAGCGCTGGCCTAACGTCGCAATCCGCGGGTCTATTGCTGGTTCCGATGGCAGTAATCTCCATGTTCATCGCCCCAGTGATTGGCCGCATTACTGACCGGGTCAGCCCAGGTGGCGTATCCATCCTCGGTTTTTCTTCGTTGATTTCATCCATGGTGCTTTTTGGAATCTTCATGTTCTTAGAAGTTCCCGCCGCTTGGATGCTGGTGCCGATTATCTTATTGGGTGCAGCTAATGGTTTATGTTGGTCGCCGAATTCTACGATTTCAATGCGTGATCTGCCGCCGCACCTCGTTGGCGCTGCATCTGGTGTGTATAACACCGCCCGCCAAGTGGGCGCGGTATTAGGCGCAGCCAGCCTTGGCGCAGTGATGCAGATTGCCGGTCAGCATTTCTCTCTCCATAGCACAATGGGCGCCGCGATGTTATTCCCAGTGCTCTTCTTAGTCTGTGGCCTTATCGCGGTTGCCAATTTTCAGGCGCATCCCCGGGTTGTCAGCACTTCGAAGCCTTAA
- the mnmA gene encoding tRNA 2-thiouridine(34) synthase MnmA, which translates to MRVLVAMSGGVDSSVAAARAVEAGHEVVGVHLALHKDAQQTREKARGCCSLEDSADARRICDKLGIPFYVWDFSEEFKEAVISDFVDSYARGETPNPCLRCNEKIKFAALLRKGMALGFDAVATGHYATLDKDGYMRRSLDENKDQSYVLGVITAEELNYCYFPIGDTPKPLIREEAKRHGFSTASKPDSYDICFIPDGNTQAFLGARIGMRPGMIVDQDGTELREHDGAWNYTIGQRKGLDIKAPAADGRPRYVTGIDAQTGTVTVGSREDLKVTEITADRLKYLHPAMDGEFECDVQVRAHGSVVACHAQVDRDADTMVLKLTEPLSGVAPGQAAVLYFPSPDELGDIVIGSGTIIETA; encoded by the coding sequence ATGCGAGTTTTGGTTGCCATGTCAGGAGGCGTCGACTCATCTGTCGCAGCGGCTCGTGCCGTTGAAGCAGGACATGAGGTGGTCGGCGTCCACCTTGCCCTGCACAAAGATGCCCAACAAACCCGTGAGAAAGCACGTGGATGCTGCTCATTGGAAGACTCCGCGGATGCACGACGCATCTGCGATAAATTAGGCATCCCATTTTACGTCTGGGACTTTTCCGAAGAATTCAAGGAAGCAGTGATCAGTGACTTCGTGGATTCCTATGCCCGCGGTGAAACCCCTAACCCATGCCTACGCTGCAATGAAAAGATTAAGTTCGCAGCGCTCTTGCGCAAGGGCATGGCGCTCGGCTTTGATGCCGTGGCCACCGGCCACTACGCTACCTTGGACAAGGACGGCTATATGCGCCGTTCCTTGGATGAGAACAAGGATCAGTCCTACGTACTGGGTGTTATCACCGCAGAAGAGCTCAATTACTGCTACTTCCCAATCGGCGATACTCCGAAGCCGCTGATTCGTGAGGAAGCTAAGCGTCACGGTTTCTCCACGGCATCCAAGCCAGATTCTTACGACATCTGCTTCATCCCTGATGGCAACACTCAGGCTTTCTTAGGCGCGCGCATCGGCATGCGACCGGGCATGATTGTGGACCAGGACGGTACTGAGCTGCGCGAGCACGATGGTGCGTGGAACTACACCATCGGCCAGCGCAAGGGCTTGGACATTAAGGCACCGGCTGCCGATGGCCGCCCACGCTATGTCACCGGTATCGATGCCCAAACTGGCACCGTAACCGTTGGCTCTCGCGAGGATCTCAAGGTCACGGAAATTACCGCAGACCGCTTGAAGTATCTGCACCCCGCGATGGACGGCGAATTTGAATGCGACGTGCAGGTACGTGCGCACGGCTCCGTCGTGGCATGCCATGCGCAGGTAGATCGGGATGCCGACACCATGGTTTTGAAACTCACTGAGCCACTCTCTGGTGTCGCTCCAGGACAGGCTGCCGTGCTGTACTTCCCATCTCCGGATGAGCTGGGCGATATTGTCATCGGCTCCGGCACGATTATTGAAACGGCTTAG
- a CDS encoding serine hydrolase domain-containing protein yields the protein MKRSVLFGILATVVVLIGLLIVGPQRIALAKNNTGDEELAHKLRENAGKAQNQITAFTFHNGETTFAGVGADENTEVEVGSVTKTFTTELLRQQVESGDIKLDTTVGDIIDVEGSEVADVTMLELAEHTSGLPRLDKDNFKIFGNLFAANPYLGITQEDIFDAARTASLSGRGEENYSNFGVALLGQLLAVNANADYAVLVEDNILDPAEMNDTYVGGETNIAADAPRGLAANGKETAPWGMDGYAPAGSIRSTAADMSKYASFLLENSEFEFGWFPEDSGGYWHNGGTYGFSTMLIVDPEKNEAFFTSGNTPQGVEELAVAIRPGGNS from the coding sequence ATGAAAAGATCGGTTCTTTTCGGCATCCTGGCAACCGTCGTCGTACTCATCGGACTTTTGATCGTAGGTCCACAGCGCATCGCGTTGGCAAAGAACAACACGGGCGATGAGGAATTAGCACACAAGCTGCGAGAAAACGCAGGCAAAGCCCAAAACCAGATCACTGCCTTTACTTTCCACAATGGCGAAACAACCTTCGCAGGTGTCGGTGCCGATGAAAACACTGAAGTAGAAGTTGGCTCTGTGACCAAGACTTTCACCACTGAACTTTTACGCCAGCAAGTCGAAAGCGGAGACATCAAATTAGACACCACGGTTGGAGACATCATTGATGTCGAAGGCAGTGAAGTCGCGGATGTCACCATGCTGGAATTGGCTGAGCATACTTCCGGTCTTCCGCGCTTGGACAAGGATAATTTTAAGATTTTCGGGAATCTTTTTGCGGCAAACCCTTACCTCGGCATTACTCAAGAAGATATCTTCGATGCTGCTCGGACAGCGAGTTTGAGTGGTCGAGGTGAGGAGAACTATTCCAATTTTGGCGTCGCACTACTCGGACAGTTACTAGCGGTCAACGCCAATGCCGACTACGCGGTCTTGGTCGAGGATAATATCCTCGACCCCGCAGAAATGAACGACACCTACGTGGGTGGCGAAACCAATATTGCTGCGGATGCACCACGTGGGTTGGCAGCTAATGGAAAAGAGACTGCGCCTTGGGGTATGGACGGCTACGCCCCTGCTGGTTCAATTCGCTCCACGGCGGCAGACATGTCCAAATACGCCAGCTTCTTGCTGGAAAATAGCGAGTTCGAATTCGGTTGGTTCCCCGAGGATTCCGGCGGCTACTGGCACAACGGTGGCACCTACGGCTTTTCCACCATGCTAATTGTGGACCCAGAAAAGAATGAAGCCTTCTTTACCAGCGGCAACACTCCGCAAGGTGTCGAAGAACTCGCCGTGGCTATCCGCCCAGGAGGTAATTCCTAA